A window of Rhea pennata isolate bPtePen1 unplaced genomic scaffold, bPtePen1.pri scaffold_189, whole genome shotgun sequence genomic DNA:
GTGGGacccccccggccgcccgcagcccccccggccccactcACCGCCGCAGAGCAACCCCCGGGTGCAGGAGTAGAGGGAGGCGTTGCAGGACCAGCAGTCGATCCAGACCTGCTCCATGCGCCCTGCGCGGGGCCCACGGCGAGGGCAGGGGGGCTCGGAGGACGGGGCGCGACCCCCGCTGACGCTGCCCCCCCACCCTGCGCCCACCACTCACCACAGCTATTGGGGCAAAACACtgcaaggggagaaaaagggggGTGAGCGGGCAATGGGGCCTCGCGGGGGTCCGGGGCGGGGTCGGGGTCTCGCCTTCGCTCTGGAAGCGCCGCATGAGCTGCTCGAAGTGGTCCTTGACCTCCTGCAGCGCCCAGTAGAGCTCGTTGAAGACCCGCTcgtctggggggggggggagcggccCCGTGAGCGCCTGCTGACCCCCACCGTTAGGTTCCAGAGTCAACGCCCCAAGGcggtgggaggtgggggggcgGACGCGCCGTCACCTTGGTAGTTTTGCTCCATGACGCGTCCCACGGTCCGGCGGAAGTGGGTGGAGGCTTCGAGCAGCGTGTTCTCgtcttggggggggggcagagggtTTTGGGTGGGGGTTCGGGGCGCGGAGGGCaggggggcacgggggggggggcctcaCCGATGACGCCCATGAAGGTGTCGGGGTGCCGGGGCAGGGTGGCGAGGCCGCGCAGGccgcggcgcagcagggcggcCACGCGGGCCCGCAGCTCGGGctgccgcggcagcgcccgctcCAGGTAGGGCCCGGCCAGGGCGCCCagggcccgcgccgcccccggctcgCAGAGCAGGCacccgccggccgccgccgccagcgccagCACCGCCGCCAGCGCCCGCATCCTCCGCCCGGCAaccggggcggggccgcgcgggacGCGCCCGCGCAGGCCACGCCCCCCCGGAACGCCCCCCTGCAGGCCACGCCCCCTGCAGGGCCCTGCTGCTAGGCCACGCCCCCGGGTGGATTCCGGCAAGGCCACGCCCCCCATCAGGGACCCCTGGCTGTGCTACGCCCCCTGTTAGGCCACGCCCCCTTCTAAGCCACGCCCCTTCAAGAGACCTCCCCTCCTAGGCCACGCCTCCAGCGGGGGGGCTCCCACCAGGCCACGCCCTCAGCTCCCCCCACTTGGCCACGCCCCCCCCCGTAGCACCCTGTCTGTGGTGACATCATTGCTAACCTGTTTCCACAGTGACAGCCGGGTTGCTATGGTTACGGGGGTGGGGGCAGGGTgactgcccccctcccccaccccactAACTTTTTTCCATGGTAACGGGCAGGCCAGGGCGATGCTCTGGGTTCTGGAGGTCCAGCTCTCTATGGTCTGGATTCTGGAGGACCAGGTATCTATGGTTTGGGGCCTGGAGGACTGGATCTCTATGGTTTGGGGCCTGGAGGACCAGGTCACTATGGTCTGGGTTCTGGAGGACCAGGTCTCTATGGTCTGAGTTCTGGAGGACCAGGTCTCTATGGTCTGGGTTCTGGAGGTCCAGATCTCTATGGTTTGGGGCCTGGAGGACCAGGTCTCTATGGTTTGGGGCCATGGAGGGGCACGGTAAGGGGGCAGCGAGGGGGGAGGTCGCTGTCTCCATGGTGACGGGTCAGGGGTCACCGCAGGCTGTCTCCATGGTAACTGGCTGGGGGGTCCCACAGTGATATGGGGGGGTGGTGACACCGGGGGGACCGAGGCGCCCGggcccctcccccaccccacccgCGCGTTAAAGACACAAACTGCCGCTGGCCCTTTAAGGGGGCTGCTGACATCACCACCGCCGCCCCCTCCTCTGATTGGTGGAGCCGCCGCTAGGGGCGTGGCCTTGAGACCCCTCCCGCTAATACGGCCGCCTCGGCTGCTGACAGGCTCCCGGGGAGCATGTCCCGCCCCTCACTGTCTCTGATTGGCCAGCGCTCCGCAGGGGGCGGGGCTTAGGCAGGCCAAGGTGAAGGGGGGGGTGGAGGTGTTGCTGCTGCTCACTGATTGGGTGGAACCGCAGCAGGGGCGTGGCCAGATGGGtggggcgggagcggcgcctTTTGATTGGCCGCGAgcgggaggaggaaggggcGGAGCCTGGGGGGGGCGCCTCGGagcccggcgggcggggggagcTGATTGGCTGCGGCCGGAGGTCACGGAGCACAGGTGGGGGGGTCAGAGGTCACGGGGGGGGACACGCGTGTGTGTCACggtgcacacgtgtgtgcggggcggggggggcgaCCCTGTGTGAGGCCGCGTGCGTCGGGCGGCCCGTGTGTGCGAGCAGACAGGTCCCACGCGTGTGCGGGGCGGGTCACGCGTGTGGGACAGGGCACGCGCGTACGAGGCAGGTCACGAGTGTGCGGGCGGGTCACGCGTGTGCGGGGCGGGTCACGCGTGTGGGACAGGGCACGCGCGTACAAGGCAGGTCACGAGTGTGCGGGGCAGGACGTGTGTGTGGGGCGGGTCACACGTGTGCGGGGCGGGTCACGCGTGTGGGACAGGGCACGCGCGTACGAGGCAGGTCACGAGTGTGCGGGGCAGGACGTGTGTGTGGGGCGGGTCACGGCGTGTGCAGGGCGGGTCACGCGTGTGGGACAGGGCACGCGCGTACGAGGCAGG
This region includes:
- the IZUMO1 gene encoding izumo sperm-egg fusion protein 1 → MRALAAVLALAAAAGGCLLCEPGAARALGALAGPYLERALPRQPELRARVAALLRRGLRGLATLPRHPDTFMGVIDENTLLEASTHFRRTVGRVMEQNYQDERVFNELYWALQEVKDHFEQLMRRFQSEVFCPNSCGRMEQVWIDCWSCNASLYSCTRGLLCGERRLSVAEDEELILDCSLGWHRAAHGTKTYVFYRAAPPGEQRLVAGPDPFLVRKQVTGNDSGRYRCEMRNPRGELCSELRFAVTATPT